From the genome of Hallerella porci:
TTCAGCCATACTAGTTCCTAAACGAAATGCCTGCAAAGGCTTGTCGCCCTGTCGAGAATGCAAAAAATAATGACCTAATTCATGAGCAAGGGTAAATCTCTGTCGTTCGGTCGTTGCTAATGGGTGCAATTTGATGGTAAAATCAAGTTTTCCACGAACATCAATTGTATCACCAAAAAAGACATCTTTATCTTCAGAGACTTTTCCACCAAAAATTTCAACAATGCCTTTGAAATCAACAGTTTCTTTAGGATTAAAACCAGACACCTCGCGAACTTTATTCGCGACGCTTCGAATTACGGCTTTACCCCATCCACATTCTTTAATATCTGGCATGGAAACTCCTTGATGGTTATATAAATATACTCAAATCACATTTTGTAGGCAAGACCAGCAGTGCCAGTTTGTGCAATTACACACATGGATAAACATTCTTTTTCTAGAATCAATCTTTTTTTGATTTTTTATTTCGCCAAATTTTTGTGTTTTTGCAATAATGTATCAAAATCATAGTCTCTTTTTATTTTTTGCAAAATTGTAGTTACTACTTCATATATATCAGATGACTTCTTATAATCAGCAGAACAAACGAAATTCACGCGGTCTTCTGAAATCAATTTTTTTGCAATATCCTTTTTCCCTTTTTTACTCGGGTTATAAACCGCTATTGAATATCCGCCATTTTGCTTAACCATTTTCATGCAGGGAATATCCGTTTCTCCATCACCAAAATAAATCATCCTTTTAAATGGAATCGGACGATCTTCTTCTGCTACATAGTCAGCCCTTAAAAAGGCCACTTTGCGAACGCAAGATAAGGACGTTCGCATTTTTTGTTCATTCCGTTCCACAGAAGGCAAAAACAGTATAGCCATTCCAACAGAACAAAAAAGCGCCTCATGGCCCTCTTGAAGTTGAACGCCGCTGCTGCAAGCTTTGCATTGAGCATGTCGCCAAAGATTCCCTTGTAGAAGTTGCGACCCATGCGGTGGTCGCTCTTCAAGTGACCATTGATTGGTTCGATGCCAGCCCTCTTGCAAAAAAGCTTGTGAGCCTTTTTCTTCTGGTAGTAAGTCGCGTTTTTCTTCGGGACGTCCGGTATTACGATCTTTGTCGTTCCGGATTCCTTTTGTCCGCGGTAGCCCCGGTCGCATGCGACCCGGCTCGGCCTGAATCCAAGCATTTGTTCAACATGGTCAAGCGTATCGTCTATCGTATGTCCGTCATACTCGTCCCGGAACGAGACCGCGCCGACAATGATG
Proteins encoded in this window:
- a CDS encoding ImmA/IrrE family metallo-endopeptidase, translating into MPDIKECGWGKAVIRSVANKVREVSGFNPKETVDFKGIVEIFGGKVSEDKDVFFGDTIDVRGKLDFTIKLHPLATTERQRFTLAHELGHYFLHSRQGDKPLQAFRLGTSMAEQEANYFAAELLMPESMFREDFNSLSNDLDQDGKISRMAQMYHVSFTAASVRLSSLGLL
- a CDS encoding transposase gives rise to the protein QRQSYKRTLKKVHRDQRFRNHPKNGKKAHKADRRLKTIAGRLVRELERNLASKNLLNTYKEKIELFKKVLAQKKCDKDKVYSLHEPEVKCIGKGKGKEYKKYEFGNKVSIARSYSGIIVGAVSFRDEYDGHTIDDTLDHVEQMLGFRPSRVACDRGYRGQKESGTTKIVIPDVPKKNATYYQKKKAHKLFCKRAGIEPINGHLKSDHRMGRNFYKGIFGDMLNAKLAAAAFNFKRAMRRFFVLLEWLYCFCLLWNGMNKKCERPYLAFAKWPF